One window of the Ureibacillus sp. FSL W7-1570 genome contains the following:
- the gyrB gene encoding DNA topoisomerase (ATP-hydrolyzing) subunit B, with product MALEDSKVQGNYDAEQIQVLEGLEAVRKRPGMYIGSTNSKGLHHLVWEIVDNSIDEALAGYCDKIHVTIEKDNWIRVEDNGRGIPVSIHEKMGIPAVEVIMTVLHAGGKFGSGGYKVSGGLHGVGASVVNALSEETEVYVKRDGHIYYIKFARGNTVVPLKVLGDTDETGTTTRFKADPEIFKETTVYDYETLATRLRELAYLNRGIRLTLTDERGDEVHSDTYYYEGGIREYVEHLNESKEPIHETIDIMGEKDGISVEIALQYNAGYSTDIYSFANNINTYEGGTHESGFKTALTRVINEYARKSGMIKDNDANLTGEDVREGLTAIISVKHPNPQFEGQTKTKLGNSEVSAITNQIFSESFERFLLENPSIARKIVEKGIMAARARVAAKKAREFTRRKSALEISNLPGKLADCTSTNPAESEIFIVEGDSAGGSAKSGRDRYFQAILPLRGKILNVEKANLNRILSNAEIRAMITAFGTGIGDEFDLEKARYHKIIIMTDADVDGAHIRILLLTFFFRFMRPLIEAGYVYAAQPPLYQVKQGKHVEYCYSDEELQEILKRLPDNPKPTIQRYKGLGEMNAEQLWETTMDPERRTLLQIQLDDAIKADQIFRQLMGDEVEPRRQFIEENAVYVENLDV from the coding sequence GTGGCTTTAGAAGATAGTAAAGTTCAGGGAAATTATGATGCTGAACAAATACAAGTTTTAGAAGGATTAGAAGCTGTCCGCAAACGTCCAGGAATGTATATTGGTTCAACAAATTCAAAAGGTTTACACCATTTAGTGTGGGAGATTGTAGACAATAGTATTGATGAAGCATTAGCTGGTTATTGCGATAAAATTCATGTAACGATAGAAAAAGATAATTGGATTCGTGTGGAAGATAACGGCAGGGGGATACCGGTAAGCATCCATGAAAAAATGGGTATTCCTGCCGTTGAAGTAATTATGACTGTACTCCACGCTGGAGGAAAATTTGGAAGCGGCGGCTATAAAGTTTCCGGAGGTTTGCATGGTGTTGGAGCTTCTGTAGTAAATGCGCTTTCCGAAGAAACTGAAGTGTATGTAAAACGGGATGGTCATATTTATTATATTAAGTTTGCTAGAGGGAATACGGTTGTACCGCTAAAAGTGTTGGGAGATACAGATGAAACTGGAACGACAACACGTTTTAAAGCGGATCCGGAAATTTTTAAGGAAACGACTGTATATGATTACGAGACATTGGCAACCCGCTTGCGTGAACTGGCTTATTTAAACCGCGGCATTAGGCTGACATTGACAGATGAGCGCGGGGATGAAGTGCATTCTGATACTTATTATTACGAAGGCGGAATTCGAGAGTATGTAGAGCATCTAAATGAGTCGAAAGAGCCGATTCATGAAACGATTGATATTATGGGGGAAAAGGATGGAATTTCCGTTGAAATTGCATTGCAATATAATGCGGGATACTCCACTGACATTTATTCCTTTGCAAATAATATCAACACTTATGAAGGCGGTACCCATGAATCTGGGTTTAAAACGGCTTTGACTCGTGTCATTAATGAATATGCACGAAAAAGCGGCATGATTAAAGATAACGATGCAAATTTAACAGGTGAAGATGTCCGCGAAGGTTTAACTGCCATTATATCTGTAAAACATCCGAATCCTCAATTTGAAGGGCAAACAAAAACGAAATTAGGAAATTCGGAAGTAAGTGCCATTACAAACCAAATCTTTTCGGAAAGCTTTGAACGATTTTTATTAGAAAATCCATCGATTGCTAGAAAAATTGTTGAAAAAGGAATAATGGCTGCTAGAGCTCGTGTTGCGGCCAAAAAAGCCCGGGAATTTACAAGAAGAAAATCAGCGTTGGAAATTTCAAATTTACCAGGGAAGCTTGCTGACTGTACTTCTACAAATCCGGCAGAATCTGAAATTTTCATTGTCGAAGGGGATTCAGCGGGCGGATCGGCTAAATCAGGTCGTGACCGTTACTTCCAAGCCATCTTGCCTTTGCGCGGAAAAATTTTAAATGTGGAAAAAGCCAATTTAAACCGCATTTTATCCAATGCGGAAATTCGCGCCATGATCACAGCCTTTGGTACAGGTATCGGGGATGAATTTGATCTAGAAAAAGCCCGATATCATAAAATCATCATTATGACCGATGCTGATGTCGATGGAGCACATATCCGCATTCTATTGCTAACATTCTTCTTCCGATTCATGCGTCCGCTTATCGAAGCAGGATATGTATATGCTGCCCAACCGCCTCTTTATCAAGTAAAGCAAGGAAAGCATGTAGAGTACTGTTATTCAGATGAAGAACTTCAGGAAATTTTAAAACGCCTTCCAGATAATCCAAAACCTACAATTCAACGATATAAAGGTTTAGGAGAAATGAATGCTGAACAACTATGGGAAACAACGATGGATCCAGAAAGACGTACGTTGCTTCAAATCCAATTGGATGATGCCATTAAAGCCGATCAAATCTTTAGACAACTAATGGGCGATGAAGTAGAGCCCCGTAGACAATTTATTGAAGAAAATGCAGTATATGTTGAAAATCTAGACGTTTAA
- the gyrA gene encoding DNA gyrase subunit A — translation MAENINSEIKQVKISEEVQKSFLDYAMSVIVSRALPDVRDGLKPVQRRILYGMYELGNHSDKPYKKCARIVGDVMGKYHPHGDSSIYDALVRMAQDFSYRYVLVDGHGNFGSVDGDGAAAMRYTEARMSKIAMEMLRDINKDTIDYDPNYDGTEKEPKVLPSRFPNLLVNGASGIAVGMATNIPPHQLGETIDAVIAVAENPEITTDELMEIIPGPDFPTGGIILGRSGIRRAYETGRGTIVVRAKVEIETSSTGKETIVVTEIPYQVNKAKLIEKIAELVRDKKIEGISNLRDESDRRGMRIVIEVRKDANANVVLNNLYKQTAMQMNFSVNMLALVHGQPKVLSLKEVLYQYLEHQKEVITRRTQYELKKAEDRAHILEGLRIALDHIDEIINIIRSSRTGEEAKPILMERFNLSEKQAQAILDMRLVRLSGLEREKIENEYHDLQKLIGELKAILADESKIIDIIKKELLEIKEKYNDQRKTEIAPGGPEMIEDEDLIPREDSVVTLTHRGYIKRLAANTYRSQRRGGRGVQGMNTHEDDFVEHLLFTSTHDVILFFTSKGKVYRAKGYEIPEYGRTAKGLPIVNLLNLEKEEKVTAMIGVKEYDENAFFVFTTKMGITKRTSLSQFANIRNNGLIAIHLNEDDELISVRLTDGSKHVVIGTRNGMLIRFEEQDIREMGRTAAGVRGIKLREGDWVVGMEIVEPGQDILVVTEKGYGKRTPESEYRLQNRGGVGIKTIQITEKNGPMCAVKTVDGTEDIMLITNNGILIRMDVNDISCIGRNTQGVRLIRLAEDECVATVARVKKEENSDENDITEKEENDKA, via the coding sequence ATGGCTGAAAATATTAATTCAGAAATCAAACAAGTGAAAATTAGCGAAGAAGTTCAAAAATCTTTTTTAGATTATGCAATGAGCGTCATTGTTTCCCGTGCCCTGCCGGATGTGAGAGACGGCTTGAAACCTGTTCAACGCCGTATTCTTTACGGCATGTATGAATTGGGAAACCATTCAGATAAACCGTATAAAAAATGTGCCCGCATCGTAGGAGATGTAATGGGGAAATACCATCCCCACGGAGACTCTTCCATCTATGATGCACTTGTGCGGATGGCGCAGGACTTTAGCTATCGTTACGTTTTAGTGGATGGACATGGCAACTTTGGTTCAGTTGATGGAGACGGCGCTGCTGCCATGCGTTATACGGAAGCCCGCATGTCAAAAATTGCGATGGAGATGCTTCGGGATATCAATAAAGATACGATTGATTATGATCCAAACTATGACGGAACTGAAAAGGAACCAAAAGTATTGCCTTCTCGGTTCCCTAACTTGCTCGTAAACGGAGCTTCAGGAATTGCTGTTGGTATGGCAACAAATATTCCTCCGCATCAATTGGGAGAAACAATTGATGCGGTTATCGCAGTAGCGGAAAATCCTGAAATTACAACAGATGAGTTGATGGAAATTATTCCAGGGCCAGATTTTCCGACAGGCGGGATTATTTTAGGACGAAGCGGAATTCGTCGCGCTTATGAAACAGGACGTGGCACAATTGTTGTGCGTGCAAAAGTGGAAATTGAAACAAGTTCGACTGGAAAAGAAACCATTGTTGTAACAGAAATTCCATATCAAGTGAATAAAGCGAAGTTAATTGAAAAAATTGCTGAGCTCGTTCGGGATAAAAAAATCGAAGGAATTTCCAATCTTCGTGATGAATCTGACCGCCGGGGCATGCGGATTGTTATAGAAGTAAGAAAAGATGCCAATGCCAATGTGGTGTTGAACAACTTATACAAACAAACGGCCATGCAAATGAATTTTAGCGTGAACATGCTTGCCCTCGTTCACGGCCAACCAAAAGTATTAAGTTTAAAAGAAGTGCTTTATCAATATTTAGAACATCAAAAAGAAGTCATCACCCGCCGTACTCAATATGAATTGAAGAAAGCGGAAGATCGGGCACATATTTTAGAGGGCTTGCGCATTGCTCTTGATCATATCGATGAAATCATCAATATCATTCGTTCTTCTCGCACAGGAGAAGAAGCAAAACCCATTTTAATGGAGCGCTTTAACTTATCGGAAAAACAAGCACAAGCCATCCTCGATATGCGCCTCGTTCGTTTGAGCGGACTGGAAAGAGAAAAAATAGAGAATGAATATCATGATTTGCAAAAACTTATAGGCGAATTAAAAGCCATTTTAGCTGATGAGTCAAAAATTATTGACATTATTAAAAAAGAACTGTTAGAAATTAAAGAAAAATATAATGACCAACGCAAAACTGAAATTGCTCCCGGCGGTCCGGAAATGATTGAAGATGAAGATTTGATCCCAAGGGAAGATTCCGTCGTTACATTGACCCATAGAGGATATATTAAGAGATTGGCGGCCAACACATATCGCAGTCAAAGACGCGGCGGCCGCGGAGTGCAAGGAATGAATACCCACGAAGATGATTTTGTGGAACATTTATTGTTCACATCTACCCATGACGTCATTTTATTCTTCACTTCCAAAGGGAAAGTGTATCGGGCAAAAGGATATGAAATCCCTGAATACGGACGTACAGCAAAAGGTTTACCAATCGTTAACTTGTTAAATCTTGAGAAAGAAGAAAAAGTTACGGCGATGATTGGTGTAAAAGAATATGATGAAAATGCGTTCTTCGTCTTTACGACAAAAATGGGGATTACAAAGCGCACTTCTTTATCCCAATTTGCCAATATCCGCAATAACGGTTTAATTGCAATTCATTTGAACGAAGATGATGAATTGATTTCTGTCCGATTAACAGACGGTTCAAAACATGTTGTCATTGGTACCAGAAACGGCATGTTAATCCGTTTTGAAGAACAGGATATTCGTGAAATGGGCCGTACCGCAGCCGGAGTACGCGGTATTAAACTTCGCGAAGGCGATTGGGTAGTCGGTATGGAAATCGTCGAACCGGGTCAAGATATTTTGGTCGTAACTGAAAAAGGTTACGGAAAACGGACGCCTGAATCTGAATATCGCCTGCAAAACCGGGGTGGAGTAGGCATAAAAACGATTCAGATTACAGAGAAAAACGGCCCAATGTGCGCGGTAAAAACCGTGGACGGCACAGAAGACATCATGTTGATTACAAACAATGGCATACTCATCCGTATGGACGTGAATGATATATCTTGTATCGGCAGAAATACGCAAGGGGTACGGCTAATCCGCTTGGCCGAAGATGAATGCGTGGCAACAGTAGCTAGAGTGAAGAAAGAAGAAAATTCCGATGAAAACGATATAACAGAAAAAGAAGAAAATGATAAAGCCTGA
- a CDS encoding IS1182 family transposase: protein MFKYYNMNQLVLPLDLEIKLQENDIAFHIHHLVESIPDEAFQPFLRNTGCPAYHPRMMLKIILCAYSQSVFSGRKIEALLKDSIRMMWLAQGYEPSYRTINRFRVHPEVKELIRQCFVQFRCQLVEEKLIDQEAIFIDGTKIEANANKFTFVWKKSIEKYNQNLIEKSNQLYNELLEKEIIPEMERENEGELSVEELAQMVQQVDEVIKEYDQKIETSPDATERKALRSERKYPKQAYKQLIDFILRKQKYQKDLDILGERNSYSKTDLDATFMRMKDDYMKNGQLKAGYNVQIATEGQYALAYSIFPNPTDTRTLIPFLNKIEKDYFPLPKYIVADAGYGSEQNYEDILSNRKCEALIPYTMYEKEQKKKYKQNPFHPDNWMYDEESDTYICPNQQRVTFRYRSVRTDKTGFKRELKIYECENCSGCPFRSSCTKAKEGNHRKVMVNEKWEQQKEYVRAKLSEEKAGSIFRQRKIDVEPVFGFLKANLRFTRFSVRGKSKVENEMGIALMAVNLRKYTANKDQLTKNNGDKWKKENLSWLKFSFFLSRS from the coding sequence ATGTTCAAATATTATAACATGAATCAATTAGTTTTGCCTCTAGATTTAGAAATAAAATTACAAGAAAATGATATTGCCTTCCACATTCACCATTTAGTTGAAAGTATTCCAGATGAAGCCTTCCAGCCGTTTCTTCGAAATACAGGTTGTCCTGCTTATCATCCACGCATGATGCTAAAAATTATTTTGTGTGCCTATTCGCAGTCTGTCTTTTCAGGTCGAAAAATTGAAGCGCTATTAAAGGACAGTATACGAATGATGTGGTTGGCACAAGGATATGAACCAAGTTATCGGACGATCAATCGTTTTCGTGTGCATCCGGAAGTAAAAGAATTAATTCGTCAATGTTTTGTCCAATTCCGTTGCCAACTGGTGGAAGAAAAGTTAATCGATCAAGAAGCCATTTTTATCGATGGTACGAAGATTGAAGCGAATGCCAATAAATTTACTTTCGTATGGAAGAAATCCATTGAAAAATACAACCAAAACTTAATTGAAAAGTCCAATCAGTTATACAACGAACTATTAGAAAAAGAAATCATCCCTGAAATGGAGCGGGAAAATGAGGGAGAACTGTCCGTTGAAGAACTCGCTCAAATGGTGCAACAAGTCGATGAAGTCATTAAGGAATATGACCAAAAGATAGAAACATCGCCCGATGCCACAGAACGAAAAGCATTAAGAAGCGAACGAAAATATCCAAAACAAGCGTACAAACAATTAATAGACTTCATTCTACGAAAACAAAAATACCAAAAAGACTTGGACATCTTGGGGGAACGGAACAGTTATTCCAAAACAGACTTAGATGCGACGTTCATGCGAATGAAAGACGACTATATGAAAAACGGTCAATTGAAGGCTGGATACAACGTACAAATCGCAACAGAAGGTCAATACGCACTAGCTTATAGCATCTTTCCAAATCCTACTGATACACGTACATTAATTCCGTTCTTGAATAAGATAGAAAAGGATTATTTTCCGTTGCCAAAGTATATTGTCGCAGATGCTGGTTATGGTAGTGAACAAAACTATGAAGACATCCTTTCGAATCGAAAATGTGAGGCACTCATTCCATATACCATGTATGAGAAAGAACAAAAGAAGAAATATAAACAAAATCCATTTCATCCAGACAATTGGATGTACGACGAAGAAAGTGATACCTACATTTGTCCAAATCAGCAGCGAGTAACCTTCCGTTATCGTTCTGTACGTACAGATAAGACTGGTTTCAAACGAGAATTGAAAATCTATGAATGTGAAAACTGTTCAGGATGTCCATTTCGTTCATCATGCACAAAAGCAAAGGAAGGCAATCACCGAAAGGTCATGGTGAATGAAAAATGGGAACAACAAAAAGAATATGTAAGAGCGAAGCTTTCAGAAGAAAAAGCTGGTTCTATTTTCCGTCAACGTAAAATAGACGTAGAACCAGTTTTTGGATTCTTGAAGGCTAATTTGCGTTTCACTCGATTTTCCGTTCGAGGAAAATCGAAAGTGGAAAATGAAATGGGCATTGCCTTAATGGCCGTGAATTTACGAAAATACACGGCCAACAAAGATCAACTAACCAAAAATAATGGGGATAAATGGAAAAAGGAGAATTTGAGTTGGCTCAAATTCTCCTTTTTCCTATCTAGAAGCTAG
- a CDS encoding transposase yields the protein MYILQESLFSFEELQILESKEKLPIFFSALDLRPYAKQLKSSSPQGAEGHSKEGILRALIAAPLEGIDTFTSLHNRLKNDLRFRYQCGLDISRPAPSISTLSRVFSSLTKTGLVKRIFQDLVQLAQEEGVIDGKHQAIDSAAIDAYEKKQPKKRSEQTGNANWGAKFDSFGNKITWFGYKMHLSVDTKSELPMAIEVTPAHINDGDVAPQLIEQVKSCTNSKIDFLIMDGGYDQLKNYESAKNIGAQAIIPLNLRNEKEPPEGIASNGTPRCSMGYEMTYWGANKDQLKFRCPHATGKVDCPLGMAACSSSNYGMVVKINVNKDLRRYSNPHRDSKRWKELYNERTSVERCNSRMKSYLTANSLHVWGIDKVKTHIYLNAIVLLVSALAMAKESKKQQTA from the coding sequence TTGTATATTCTACAAGAAAGTCTATTTTCCTTTGAAGAATTGCAAATTTTAGAGTCAAAAGAGAAATTACCGATCTTTTTTAGTGCTCTAGATTTGCGTCCTTATGCTAAACAATTGAAAAGTTCTTCACCCCAAGGGGCTGAAGGACATTCCAAAGAAGGGATATTAAGGGCTCTTATCGCTGCCCCATTAGAAGGTATTGATACTTTTACTTCTCTTCACAATCGATTAAAAAATGACCTGCGTTTTCGTTACCAATGTGGTTTAGATATTAGCAGGCCTGCACCATCCATCTCTACTCTTAGCCGAGTATTTTCTTCACTAACCAAAACTGGACTTGTGAAAAGAATCTTTCAAGATCTCGTCCAGTTAGCTCAAGAGGAAGGAGTAATTGATGGAAAACATCAGGCTATCGACAGTGCCGCCATTGATGCTTATGAAAAGAAGCAGCCTAAGAAGCGAAGTGAACAAACAGGCAACGCCAATTGGGGGGCAAAGTTTGATTCCTTCGGTAATAAAATTACTTGGTTTGGCTATAAGATGCATCTTTCCGTTGACACCAAAAGTGAATTACCAATGGCGATTGAAGTAACCCCTGCTCATATCAACGATGGGGATGTCGCACCACAATTAATTGAACAAGTAAAGAGTTGTACAAACTCTAAAATTGATTTCCTGATAATGGATGGTGGGTACGACCAGCTAAAAAACTACGAATCCGCCAAGAACATCGGGGCTCAAGCTATTATTCCACTCAATTTGCGTAATGAAAAGGAGCCTCCCGAAGGAATTGCCTCCAATGGAACCCCACGCTGTTCGATGGGGTACGAAATGACTTATTGGGGCGCCAATAAGGATCAGCTCAAATTCAGATGTCCACACGCAACCGGAAAAGTGGATTGCCCATTAGGAATGGCAGCCTGTTCATCCTCCAACTATGGAATGGTAGTAAAAATTAACGTGAATAAGGATCTTCGCCGGTACTCTAATCCACACCGCGATTCCAAACGTTGGAAAGAACTTTACAATGAGCGAACCAGTGTAGAACGGTGCAATTCAAGAATGAAAAGTTATCTTACAGCGAACTCCCTGCATGTGTGGGGAATCGATAAAGTAAAAACTCATATTTACTTGAACGCCATCGTATTACTGGTTTCAGCTCTCGCAATGGCAAAAGAGAGTAAAAAGCAACAAACCGCTTAA
- a CDS encoding HD-GYP domain-containing protein codes for MKITMVHINNLDFGDIVGKDIYANTRYPIVAKNTPITSELLHVFRAFNIQEVPILFDEKKKRVSNKKVEKEESVIAEQDNQLSTFGKEYLANLEIFKKEFSKWEAGAKIDLIKVREVIFPLIEKVLEDRSYLFDLTHYSTPNDYLYHHCIATGLIAATLANKLGFDRGNTLQIGIAGALADCGMAKVPKIIRNKKGALTKNEYDEIRRHPVYSYNMVKELAALKPEMKLAVLQHHERLDGSGYPIGIKMGRVSQLAQIIAVADTFHAMTCDRVYRSKESLFKVIEMIKETEFGKFDIQVVNTLTNLVADLPIGTKVELTNLEKAEVIFVNQFYPTRPIIRLLKNGEIIDLSKQNALMISRVIPND; via the coding sequence TTGAAGATAACAATGGTTCACATCAATAATTTGGATTTTGGAGATATTGTCGGAAAAGATATTTACGCAAATACTAGATATCCGATCGTTGCAAAAAATACACCCATTACTTCCGAACTTTTGCATGTATTCAGAGCGTTCAATATTCAGGAAGTGCCAATTCTTTTTGATGAGAAGAAAAAACGTGTTTCAAATAAAAAAGTGGAGAAAGAAGAAAGCGTGATTGCCGAACAAGATAATCAACTTAGTACGTTCGGGAAGGAATATTTGGCGAATTTAGAAATATTTAAAAAAGAATTCAGTAAATGGGAAGCTGGCGCAAAAATTGACCTGATTAAAGTGAGAGAGGTCATTTTCCCATTAATCGAAAAAGTTTTGGAAGACCGGTCGTATCTTTTTGATTTGACCCATTATTCCACACCAAATGATTATCTGTACCACCATTGCATCGCTACAGGATTAATTGCGGCCACACTTGCAAACAAGCTGGGCTTTGACCGGGGAAATACGTTGCAAATCGGCATTGCTGGAGCCCTTGCAGATTGCGGGATGGCAAAAGTTCCTAAGATTATACGGAATAAAAAGGGTGCCCTTACGAAAAATGAATACGACGAAATCCGTAGACATCCGGTTTATAGTTATAACATGGTGAAAGAATTGGCCGCTTTAAAGCCTGAAATGAAACTCGCCGTACTACAACATCACGAACGCTTGGATGGCAGCGGCTACCCGATAGGAATTAAAATGGGAAGAGTGTCCCAATTGGCGCAAATCATTGCTGTGGCTGATACATTCCATGCCATGACTTGCGATCGCGTATATCGGTCAAAGGAATCTTTATTCAAAGTCATTGAAATGATTAAAGAAACGGAATTTGGAAAATTTGATATCCAGGTGGTCAATACTTTAACAAACTTAGTGGCCGATTTGCCGATTGGAACAAAGGTGGAATTAACAAACCTGGAAAAAGCGGAAGTAATTTTTGTCAATCAGTTTTACCCAACCCGCCCTATTATCAGGCTATTAAAAAATGGAGAGATTATCGATTTATCCAAACAAAATGCGCTAATGATTTCCCGAGTCATACCAAACGATTAA